The genomic region TGCATGATAGGAGATGCTAATAAAAAATGTTGCATCCCCTTTCAAAGTGTGAAAACTTCCTTTTTCTGTAAAGTCTCATTCTCggagtgaggctgtgtgtgacagactgatACAAGTGGGTCCTCTGAGGTAAGAACAAGCTTCTATGGTTATTTATCTCCTCATGATGTTAAGCTACTAGAGTAAAATATAgtgtttcagaagttttatttacagtatatacactgattacaaactgtattttttgtGGATATAACAGGATCATTTtgttataataaaatgtaaatccaaatcacttttttccaaatgaaaactcaaacatcaGTTTCAGATGTCGTAGTTCCCTGAAGACTGAGATGAACCCAAAGAACCAGATATGACTTTTTAAACAGTATATTTCAGACTAAAAGGTTCAAAAAATAGAATTCAATAAAGACACTGATACATTGATGTGATCTGAGGTTTCTTTGAATAAAAGTGATTTGAACAAGTTGCTACTGtcaaatggaattaaaacagaaaacagaacacTACCTAAACATTAGTTAttaatgagaaaaaagaaatgaactCTGGGATTAACAAAAATATGTGGTAAAAATAttcaattttaaaataattacatttattttccttcaatAAATGACACATTCTGCGTAGAGGTGAGGTGTTTTCAAACCACAAGTTCAGAACCATCTTGAaaagaggaacaaaacaaagaaaactctAAATGTcagtaaaataaatggaaagaggaagaaggaaattctgagaaagctgaaaaataactttgatcacacattttactgtaaaaataaaaagttctgTGATATTATGTTGTTTTCATCCACTTTTTATTATGTGTTTCAGAAATCCAGCTGTAGTCCCACATGAGATGGAGGCTCAGACAGTCATGTGGTTGGTTTTTCtggccctaataaaacgtgaGGATTTTATTTCTCCACTTTGAAAAtaatgctgttgtttttttccaacatttgcATTAAAGATAAATCGACTTCTCAACTTGTGTTTTCACCGACAGATGTGTCTACCATTGATCCTAGCAGTCCCTTTAAACTAGAACCTGGTGTGCTGCTAGCTACTGAAGGATCCTGCGTTGAAATGAAATGCCAAGTGAAAAGACATGTTGATGATCGTGATGCAAACTGGTTTTGGATGAAAGATATACTATGGGTCGACAGAGACTATACATCCACTGTCATTTACAGCACAAACACCTTGACACGTCCGGTCAGTCCTGACTTTGCAAACAGAGTGAAATACACTGGTTCTCCATCTTCAAGTTGGCAGAATGCTAACTCTGCCAGGTTGAAGCCACGGTGCAGTATTTGGATCTGTGACCTGAGAAGAAGTGACAGCGGAAAATATTCTCTGAGATTCGAAGGGACGGGGAGTTGGAAATGGTCATCTGAAGAAGTGACCCTCAACGTTGAAGGTATGTTTAATAACaatttgaatattaaaatacttttgagaatatatataaaattacaATTAGTGGTCTAATGTGTCCTTCATGACCGAGCaatgaaatgtattaattaataagcaaacataaatgaaaatgaacatttgaacaacaCCAGTGATAAAAACTACAGAATCAATCTTTGAGATCATTTTAGTTGATGTgtcttttgactttttagtttggtccatgttcgATTCACTAAAATTGAGGGGATGAGATTAATACCACAGTCaggcaccaggtggcgatctaaacactttggcttcacttgtaGTCGATGGTTTGAACTCTTCTAGATCAGTTATGACTCCAGAGTAGTTTGGCTAAAGCTTCACTCTACATATTGGCACAGTTAAGTCGGCTACAAAAATCTCTAATAGgaggataaataaaataatacaaactaGACCTACGtaaaatcagtgaatgaagTGAGATAAAAGTCTAATTTCAGCTCCTGACTCAGTCTGCTGTATGTCCTCCTTGTACAGGCTGCTTCAGAGCCTCAGGactcttgtttcaaaagctttgtccccaaCTTAGCACAATAAATCGTATGAGctggactgatgaagaggagtttaggagcttcaggagaggagctccctttataacagatttttttgtttttttgctctgcggaacttttacatttacaagaaacctatgtaacacagactagaggaatgaaaaaaaataaaagcatactgtgccttctttaaagaagattctgcttcctctctacagatccgcccactgaacctaaactgtctatgagttctgaggtcacagaaggtcagaccatcaccatcaactgcactgctgaaagtttcccacagtcaactctcaccttgatgaagaTCAACACAAATAATCAGGCTGAAATAATCCCTGAAACTAATATTaattcacgacccatcaaccCTGTCTCCCACacgtttactgtgacttcagcCGACGCTGGCCGGtacttctgccgtgcccagaacGCTGAGGTCTATAAGGACAGCATGTGGAagaagttggtggtgaaatgtgagtgtttcagcttttttttttcaaacaaacagatcaaaccaaatcTTCCTTTAAAAAATCCTTCTATGAAAAAGTCGTTTTTTCATGTACTTTACTATTAACTGTtacttctgacagttgaaacaataGCACTTGAGAAATGAATGACCTAAAGTAAATGTGTCTATTTGATTAAGAACTGTAGAGCacagaaaatatcaataaactacCAGACCCTATATAAAGTAATTTAATctataaataatcaataataatgatCCAGTAATGTTACGTGGTGCCACTCTGCCACTTAATGAATACTCCTGCTAAACTACTGTGCTacttatttaaattatgaattcaaGCCCTgtacttgtaatggagtatttttgtactgcgatatttctacttttacttaaatctcTGTGATTCTTCAACCAGAGTAAAGTATAATTCTGTTGATATGAAGCCTTGTGACTTGGAGTTGTAAGTGTTCTTGTGATATAATTCAACACCACAATATAATAAAGTGTGTTGTAATGCAATGTGTATTGTTTTCACAGGTTTACATGTTATTGTGCTCCATTATGTAAATTAGTCCACTACCTACAAATCTACAATGAAATCAagcatgatgaaataaaaaaacacataatgcAGGATCATTCTATATTATAAAGTACATTATATTATGAACAgtggttaaatctgacagttttgtgttttctatatttttggttactgcagacagtcccaacaatgtgacagttcaagtcaatcctggtcttgatgtgaaagaaaatgtgttgttgacagtgagggaagaacaacaataaaatcataatgttccttctttaaagaagattctgcttcctctctacagacccgcccactgaacctaaactgACTATGagttctgaggtcacagaaggtcagaccatcagATTCACCTGCActgctgaaagtttcccacagtcaactctcaccttgatgaggatcGACACAAATAATCAGTCTTTAAGAATCActgaaaataatctttattcacgacccatcaactctctctcccacaagATTAATGTTACTTCAGCCGACGCTGGCCAGtacttctgccgtgcccagaacactgagggctcaaagaacagcaagcagcaggagttggtggtgaaatgtgagtgtttcagctgcggctTTATTTTTCAACCAAACACATCAAACCAAATCTTTCTTTATTAAAGAAACTATCAATGCAGCAGTAAATTAATCTCATGTATTTATTCAGTGgtccagtttttttaataaattatttcttctgacagttgaaacaatagcacctgagaaatgaatgacctAAAGTACTTAAATCTCTGTAATTATTCAACAGAGTAAAGTATAATTCTATTAAATCGAGGCTTTGTGACTTTAAGCAGTTACAAGTTTTCTTATAGTACAATTTGTGGTGTTATTGTGTAATGcgatgaattgttttcacagttTTGCATGTTATTGTGCTCCCGAGTCCACTGTCTCCAAACTTACCTTAAATACCCTGATGAAattataaacatatatttttcaGTCATTCTGTATGATGAAGACCATTATATCAGACATTGGTTAAATCTGAgagttctctgttttctatatttttggttactgcagacagtcccaacaatgtgacagttcaagccaatcctggtcttgatgtgaagAAAAATGCGtcgttgacactgagctgttctgccgagtccaacccaccagtgagctctgtcacctggaggaagacgactgatgggagagaggaaatcatccaacagactcagactcagaccttcagggtgaattcaaccagtccctctgacagtggactgtacagctgtgaagccaccaatgacattggaagtggaaagtcacagccagctgaggttaaagtcagatgtgagtagaatgatgcacttatgatggtgaatggataaacaaggaggatatattctacattactgtgtataaaataaatactgatcagacgtgctggttctaaaaagaagaaaacattactccacaatgtcaataaattaattaattaaatttatcCATCATTTCTTTGAACTGAAAACGTCTATTTCAACATGACTAAAGTGGCCTGTTGTCATAACTTGATTTATTGAAATAGCACTTCTCAAACaacgttacaaagtgcttcccaAATATCAAATAGagtaaaaacacatacaaatatgaatatgaatatacaaaattataaataaatctgtcacaaaaagacaaataaacaaaaaaaatagacatacataaaatcagtgaatgaagTAAGATAAAAGTATGTGTTCAGCTCCTGACTCAGTCTGCTGTATGTCCTCGTTCAGGTtgtttcagagcctcagggctcttgtttcaaaagctttgtccacttactttgtcttcatgtattgatttaatttgaattctgaactaaaatcttctgcataatatttacaatattacattcttagtggaccgtcactcacatagcaagtgtcttgatccagatttgtcctgggccacgagaagaccagaagtgatggatcatttcctgaagtggcccacatccgtgtGCTATCTGGGTTGTGAATTAACTTAAAGAATCTTCTGTTTCAGATTCACCTGTTGTTGAGATAAAGGTCATTTCACTCGGgtcctttttccagataagccgaggaagacgagcatttctgtcagtggctcttctgatAACCAAGTGAAAGTTGGTGGTTCACTCACGTTAACATGTGACACTGATGCCAATCCTGCTCCGACGACTTACTTTAGATGCTACTTTTTTTTCATCcgaacacatcaaacaaaaaatgtctttaaaaaaaatattgatgcaAAACTAAatttttatcatgtattttttcagtgatccattttttttattaattattacttCTGACAGTTGTAACAATAGCACCCGAGAAATTAAAGACGTAAAGTACTTAAATCTCTTCAATTCTTCCACCAGAGTAAAGAATAATTCTATTAAATTGAAGCCTTGTGACTTTAAGAAGGTGTAAGTTTTCTTATAGTATAATTTGTAGTGTAATTGTGTAATGCAATGTATAGATTTCACAGGTTTGCATGTTATTGTGCTCCCAAGTCCACTATCTCCAAACTTACCTTAAATACCCTGATGAAGGGTCTGCTTCCTCCATCAGCCTGACCGTCCCCCAAGCCCATCTGTCCACCATGGGATCTAGAGCCTTCAGCCGCTCTGCCCCTcacctctggaactccctcccccctgacaTCAGGAACATTGACCCAAATTCAATCGCTCTTTTTAAATCTAGCATCAAAACCCACCTGTTTAGGCAGgcatataacttttaatgttcctgtctgctgaagctgttgttctgctgctgctctgctttctgcattttaaaaatttgaattaactgtattgttgactgttgaacggcgaccttgagtatcttgaaaggcgccttataaataaaaattatta from Pleuronectes platessa chromosome 10, fPlePla1.1, whole genome shotgun sequence harbors:
- the LOC128450125 gene encoding sialoadhesin isoform X3 gives rise to the protein MEAQTVMWLVFLALIKHVSTIDPSSPFKLEPGVLLATEGSCVEMKCQVKRHVDDRDANWFWMKDILWVDRDYTSTVIYSTNTLTRPVSPDFANRVKYTGSPSSSWQNANSARLKPRCSIWICDLRRSDSGKYSLRFEGTGSWKWSSEEVTLNVEDPPTEPKLSMSSEVTEGQTITINCTAESFPQSTLTLMKINTNNQAEIIPETNINSRPINPVSHTFTVTSADAGRYFCRAQNAEVYKDSMWKKLVVKYPPTEPKLTMSSEVTEGQTIRFTCTAESFPQSTLTLMRIDTNNQSLRITENNLYSRPINSLSHKINVTSADAGQYFCRAQNTEGSKNSKQQELVVKYSPNNVTVQANPGLDVKKNASLTLSCSAESNPPVSSVTWRKTTDGREEIIQQTQTQTFRVNSTSPSDSGLYSCEATNDIGSGKSQPAEVKVRYSPNNVTVQANPGLDVKENVLLTLSCSAESNPPVSSVTWRKTTDGREEIIQQTQTQTFRVNSASPSDSGLYSCEATNDIGSGKSQPAEVKVRYPPTEPKLSMSSEVTEGQTITISCTAESFPQSTLTLMRIDKCHQYLKIPENNLNSRPIHPLYHTFTVTSADAGWYFCRAQNTEGSKDSKQQELVVKFSPKHTYLAWSAEKQELDGRSSVMLSCFSHSFPPVQHYSWYRKSQGEEQDENVSEHQNHIVYSNQPGVYYCIAQNEVDQSSSDPVHLFEPTGDYLENLRFLVVALLLLMIISVIVVNLRYWRKSIQQGTTNTKSPSGLSNEPESLQDYENISNAAAPTSSNLFDDHTSEGEVELNFPQVRFTATPRRQTTNRDSSSSHQDES